The following nucleotide sequence is from Streptomyces bathyalis.
CACCTTGGTGGGGATCTTCCCGCCGTTCGCGCCGGTCAGCTGGAGCCCTGGCCAGCCCTGCGTACGGCAGGCGGCCGACGAGGAGTTGGTGAGGACGAGGGCGGCGTAGCGGTTGCCCGCGGCGGGCTGTCCCGGTCGCAGTGAGACCGTCAGCGCCTCCGTGGTGCACCAGCGAGGCCGGTCCGCTCCGCTGCCGGAGCCTCCGGGGCGGCCACGGTCGTCACCCGGAGCGTCCTGGGCGCCGGGCGCCTGAGCGGAGCCCACGGAATCGGACGGGCCCGGGGAAGCGGTGGAGCCGGAGTCCGTGCCGTCCACGGATGCCGGCGAATTGGAGGAGGAGGCGGACCCCGCGCAGCCGCTGACGGTCACAGCGGCACCGAGGGCGAGCGCGGCGAGAACGGAGCGTGCATGGTGAGCGGCCATGGAAATCTCCAAGTGCTGCCGTATGGGGGGCTGTTGGAGAACAAGACGCGACCTTCCGGGCATTCGGTTCCTCCCTACCCACCCCGAACTCCCTTCAGGCGGCGCTCCTCCTCAAGGAGGAGGCCCCTGCGGTACGCACCTCCCATCGGGGTACGTGCATATGCCCCGCGGCGAGGATGTGTGGCCGGATGTGCATGTGATGTGGTGGTGCTGTGGACACCAGTACGCCCCCAGTGCCTGCCGGCAGAACGGCAGGCGCGGTGATCGAGGACCGGCTGAGCGAACAGCTGGCAGCCGTCGTCGCGACCGCGCGCC
It contains:
- a CDS encoding DUF4232 domain-containing protein, translating into MAAHHARSVLAALALGAAVTVSGCAGSASSSNSPASVDGTDSGSTASPGPSDSVGSAQAPGAQDAPGDDRGRPGGSGSGADRPRWCTTEALTVSLRPGQPAAGNRYAALVLTNSSSAACRTQGWPGLQLTGANGGKIPTKVVRDHSVPSRQLTLSPGGHATARLHWTVVPGEGDPDDGRCPEPKAVRVIPPDQRTARTASWKSGEVCGAGEIDVRPLLPGAGPPS